Proteins found in one Camelus bactrianus isolate YW-2024 breed Bactrian camel chromosome 5, ASM4877302v1, whole genome shotgun sequence genomic segment:
- the LOC141577670 gene encoding uncharacterized protein LOC141577670 isoform X14 produces the protein MNIPDYVQCAEDHQTLPVVVQPVGIISEENFFCIYKRISLVRQIIPCGSQWALCIHYSQHYAAENGWSDFQTHRKVVGLVTITDCLLAKTFEKLHVQRSCMAPRSMTLGSLSLCCMGRWPSSRAPTWPSIYEDCRVVEKKFEDFTESLFIMLKSKCLDCASDNLGTRSSCSTSCLRRRTLWDWTQSAGKSTWMPGHPGCVKGCFPTSRKGSARRRSTDPLCLGSTDELFWAAYPPTFCSVSLCIHRDVPRAEEDELADVVAWAKLRTQMPAPCHSQAGSIPVTCHLLLSPQASVNVGTSVQRKQGPTSPPGQNGDNALAAECALSPDLVLELSHHQWSPLFKR, from the exons atgaacatccctgactacgtgcagtgtgctgaggaccaccagactctccccgtggtggtccaacccgtggggatcatctcagaggagaatttcttttgcatctataagcgaatctccttggtgaggcagatcataccttgcggctcgcagtgggcactctgtatccactacagtcaaCACTATGCggccgagaatgggtggagcgacttccagacccaccgcaaggtcgtgggccttgtcaccattaccgactgcctcttggccaagaccttcgagaagctccacgtgcagaggagctgtatggcaccacgctctatgactctcggctctttgtctttgtgctgcatggggaggtggccgagcagccgcgcaccgacgtggccttcaatttacgaggactgcagggtggtggagaagaagttcgaggacttcactgagtctctcttcatcatgctcaagtccaagtgtctggactgtgcatccgacaatctggggacaagatcctcctgctctacatcctgtttgagaaggaggactttgtgggattggacacagagtgcaggaaagtctacctggatgcccggacaccctggctgtgtgaagggttgcttccctacatccagaaagggatcagcaaggaggag gtcaacggacccactttgccttggaagtacagacgagctcttctgggctgcctacccccccacattctgctctgtttccctgtgtatccatcgagatgtccctcgggcagaagaag atgagctggcagatgttgtggcctgggcaaagctgaggacacagatgccagcaccgtgccactcccaggctggctccattcccgtcacctgtcacctcctgctgagtccccaggcgtcagttaatgtcggtacatcggtgcaacgtaagcagggaccaacatctccccctggacaaaatg
- the LOC141577670 gene encoding uncharacterized protein LOC141577670 isoform X13, translating into MNIPDYVQCAEDHQTLPVVVQPVGIISEENFFCIYKRISLVRQIIPCGSQWALCIHYSQHYAAENGWSDFQTHRKVVGLVTITDCLLAKTFEKLHVQRSCMAPRSMTLGSLSLCCMGRWPSSRAPTWPSIYEDCRVVEKKFEDFTESLFIMLKSKCLDCASDNLGTRSSCSTSCLRRRTLWDWTQSAGKSTWMPGHPGCVKGCFPTSRKGSARRRSTDPLCLGSTDELFWAAYPPTFCSVSLCIHRDVPRAEEDELADVVAWAKLRTQMPAPCHSQAGSIPVTCHLLLSPQASVNVGTSVQRKQGPTSPPGQNEPCVQGMAPGIKIQQRIKPPSWWVCLFWYRKGSASI; encoded by the exons atgaacatccctgactacgtgcagtgtgctgaggaccaccagactctccccgtggtggtccaacccgtggggatcatctcagaggagaatttcttttgcatctataagcgaatctccttggtgaggcagatcataccttgcggctcgcagtgggcactctgtatccactacagtcaaCACTATGCggccgagaatgggtggagcgacttccagacccaccgcaaggtcgtgggccttgtcaccattaccgactgcctcttggccaagaccttcgagaagctccacgtgcagaggagctgtatggcaccacgctctatgactctcggctctttgtctttgtgctgcatggggaggtggccgagcagccgcgcaccgacgtggccttcaatttacgaggactgcagggtggtggagaagaagttcgaggacttcactgagtctctcttcatcatgctcaagtccaagtgtctggactgtgcatccgacaatctggggacaagatcctcctgctctacatcctgtttgagaaggaggactttgtgggattggacacagagtgcaggaaagtctacctggatgcccggacaccctggctgtgtgaagggttgcttccctacatccagaaagggatcagcaaggaggag gtcaacggacccactttgccttggaagtacagacgagctcttctgggctgcctacccccccacattctgctctgtttccctgtgtatccatcgagatgtccctcgggcagaagaag atgagctggcagatgttgtggcctgggcaaagctgaggacacagatgccagcaccgtgccactcccaggctggctccattcccgtcacctgtcacctcctgctgagtccccaggcgtcagttaatgtcggtacatcggtgcaacgtaagcagggaccaacatctccccctggacaaaatg aaccttgtgtacaaggcatggctcccggcatcaaaatacagcagcgcattaaacctccctcctggtgggtctgtctgttttggtaccgtaagggctcagccagcatctga